The Maridesulfovibrio sp. genomic sequence AGAATACGGCATTGATCGGACCGTCCCCAAAACCTACTTCCTGCATGGTTTCCGGATTTTCGCTATCCTTGCTGTAGTCCTCCAGCACGATTGCAGCATGCGGAGAGACTCCGGCAGTACCGGAAAATACGGAAAGAGCCTTAACCCGGTAGAGGTCATGGATACGATAAGCCTCTTCCAAGACGAGAGCTTCAACGTCCTCATCAAAAATTTCTTCTTTCTTATCAGCCAGAGCTTTAACCGCCGCAAATACGCGTGCGATCTGATCTTCATCCAGCTGATACCCCATTTCCTTGAGTTTGGCGCCCAACGCGTTACGGCCAGAATGCTTGCCGATAACAATTGAAGTACCCTTCTTACCGATGGATTCAGGGGTCATGATCTCATAGGTCTGGCGGTTCTTGAGCATGCCATCCTGATGGATACCTGATTCATGAGCAAAGGCGTTGGCACCGACAATTGCCTTATACGGAGATATGGGCTGGCCGATGGTGTTTGCCAATCTTCGGCAGGAAGGGAACAGTTCCTCGGTAACGATGGAAGTCTCGACATCATAGTAATCCTTGCGGGTATGCAGGGCCATGATCACTTCTTCCAAAGCGGCATTACCTGCCCGTTCACCGATACCGGAGAGGGTTACTTCCGCCTGACGCGCCCCTGCTCTGATGGCGGCCAAAGAGTTGGCACAAGCCAGGCCGAGGTCATTATGGCAGTGAACACTGAATATCGCTTTATCGCTGTTAGGAACTTCCTTGATCAGGTACTCAATCAATTTTCCGAATTCTTCAGGCTGGGCATAACCAACAGTATCAGGGATGTTGATGGTGGTAGCACCTTCATCAATTACGGCTTCGACAACCTGTGCGAGAAAGTCCCAGCGGGAACGGGAAGCATCCTCAGCGGAAAACTCAACGTTGGGGGTCAGGGATACGGCATGGCGCACAGCCTTGCGTGCCATTTCAAGAATTTCTTCCGGCTCCTTGTTGAACTTATGCTTCATATGGATATCGGAAGTAGCAATAAAAGTATGAATCCTTGGATTCTTAGCATATTTGACTGCTTCATAAGCACGGTCAATATCTGCTTTCAGAGCCCGGCAAAGCCCGGCAACCTGAATATCACCAACTGATTTTGCTATTGCGGACACCGCCTCAAAATCACCCTGACTTGCAGCGGGGAATCCGGCTTCAATAATGTCCACGCCGAGTTTTTCCAGCTGCCGGGCCATGGTAATTTTCTCAGCCATGTTCATGGTTGCACCGGGGGATTGTTCGCCATCACGCAAAGTAGTATCAAAAATATAAACTTTATCAGACATTTATTTATCTCCTGAAAGGAACTGCAGAAACAGAACATTCGCAGTTTATAATAATTCTTGGGAATAAAACAGTGAAACAGGTTAAACTACCGAGTAATTTACCGTCCCCTAAAGAATTTTGGTACCGTATAAGCTTTTCCGGATGTAGCTGTAGGGCTACCTTAAAAAAAGCTTATGACAATTCTTTGGAGGACTTTCCTAGTAGCTTATTGCTTCTGCGGGATAGAACGAAAATGGTGTAAATAGGACCGGAAATAATATATCCGGCAAAGATCATGAAGCCCAAAAA encodes the following:
- a CDS encoding 2-isopropylmalate synthase; translated protein: MSDKVYIFDTTLRDGEQSPGATMNMAEKITMARQLEKLGVDIIEAGFPAASQGDFEAVSAIAKSVGDIQVAGLCRALKADIDRAYEAVKYAKNPRIHTFIATSDIHMKHKFNKEPEEILEMARKAVRHAVSLTPNVEFSAEDASRSRWDFLAQVVEAVIDEGATTINIPDTVGYAQPEEFGKLIEYLIKEVPNSDKAIFSVHCHNDLGLACANSLAAIRAGARQAEVTLSGIGERAGNAALEEVIMALHTRKDYYDVETSIVTEELFPSCRRLANTIGQPISPYKAIVGANAFAHESGIHQDGMLKNRQTYEIMTPESIGKKGTSIVIGKHSGRNALGAKLKEMGYQLDEDQIARVFAAVKALADKKEEIFDEDVEALVLEEAYRIHDLYRVKALSVFSGTAGVSPHAAIVLEDYSKDSENPETMQEVGFGDGPINAVFSTINKMVSREPKLELYSVNAVTGGTDAQGAVTVHITDNGVKSIGRGSDEDIIVASAKAYINAINRVERMKQEKNNA